The DNA region TAAGGCTAAAGGAACTTGATGTGAGGCATACAGGACAATATTTCTTCAGATTTGAAACAGTTCGGGACGATGGGAGGTGGAACGGAAAACCTGGTGTCTCTCTCATTGTGACAGGTAATTTACCATTTATATTTTAAATGAATGTATTTACAGAAGCATTAGCATTACAACAAATGTATTCCTATAAACATCCATTTACTTTTCTGATCATCATAGGTCCACTAAAGGTGGAAAAAAATCAAGGGTATTTGAGAGAGACGCTGACCTGCATCTCCACCTGCCCTGCAGACTCCAGGCCCACCTACATCTGGTACAGGAACAGACAACCTGTTGGTGACAAATACACGACCAGGGGCAACACTCTGATGATTAACTACCCCGTCAGTAGCGCAGACAGTGGACCTTACTCCTGTGCTCTAAAAGGACATGAAGATCGTCCCTCTCCaccagtgtgtgagtgcagttaCACTGACTTAGATTCAGatgaacaagtgcatggagtgGTTTTCAGCTTCCTCCCATGTGGCAGAGATTTATACCTAATTCATAATATTTACCAATTGCTAGTTTTAATAATGTAATATCATTTCAATAATGTAAATTCTTCAACACactaggaaccatttaataccactaTGTTATATACATTGGACAATAACATTCACCTTCATCACACATCTGATTCCACATGAGGCAGTCCACTTTACTGTGATCACAAAAGGCATAGTTTACTCACCTTATTTCACCACTTACACCCTTGATGGTACCTACTGTCAGCATTATGCAATTATCATCTCCTTTAGGTTCATCACAATGCTGTAGATGTGTCATTAAAAGTAATGGGGTTGTCCAAATCACTAGATTGACAgatttaaaagtgtgtgtctgtgtgtgtgtgtgtgtgtgtgtgtgtgtgtgtgtgtgtgtgtgtgtgtgtgtgtgtgtgtgtgtgtgtgtgtgtgtgtgtgtgtgtgtgcatgtgcgtgtgtgcaggtgtatcaTCTTGCAGTAGTGTGACATATACCCACCAGAAGATCTGTGCTGTGGAAGGTTCCTCTGTGAACATAACATGCTCCTATTCTTACCCCAGTGGTTATGTGGTCAGAAAACCACTGTGGAAATTCAATTTGGGTTCTGGTGAGGAGACGATGGATTTTAGTGTGAAAAATACACATGATAACGATGTGGAATATATTGGAAATAAAGATACTGACTGCAGCCTAAGCCTAAGGTATGTGAAGCATACAGGGAAATATTACTTCAAATTTTCAACaaatgaggatgatgaggagttTTCTGGAAAGCCTgaggtgtctctctctgtgacagGTAATTTACCATATTCAAAATCCATTTGTTTCTCTACAGTGTTGGCATATTAAACAGCTTGATACAGATTGATCTGATTGTTTTTTGCAGGTTTGCTGGTAAATATGAGTTCTGATACAGTTGAAGAAGGGAAGAGTGTCAGACTGACTTGCAGCACCACCTGCACTTTGAATGAACCCCCCTCTTACATCTGGTACAAGAACTCCCAACCTATTGCAGACCGACAGGCACCAATTAAAATCCTTCGCCTTAACCCAGTGCGCCTTGATGATTCAGGCCTttactcctgtgctgtgagAGGACATGAGGACCGTCCCTCACCTGTACGGGCTCTCAGTGTCAGCTGTAAGTAGTGCACTACATTATATTGTTATAAATTATTAGGTGCTATTTTGCAGTAAGTTACGAGAGACTGTGGTATTGGTAAAGAATATGTACACGGCTATGGTTTGGTCATAATATACATAATATACAATTTTGTGTTACTAGTGGAATTATTTGTCCTTACAGTACATTGAAATTTGTCTGAaccaaaatatattttaatcAGAATATGTGTCGTAACCCACCATCATTTATACCCTATTTTTTCATCAGATTCCCCCAAGAACACAAGAGTGATTGGTAGTTCCTCTGGTGAGGGAAGTTCAATGACTCTCACCTGTAAGGCTGACGCCAACCCCCcagtacacacatactcctGGTACAGGAAGACTAGCAGTGGTTCTGTTCTGATGGACACAGGAAA from Sardina pilchardus chromosome 1, fSarPil1.1, whole genome shotgun sequence includes:
- the LOC134078718 gene encoding nectin-1-like, which codes for MRLSTCWSVTYTHQEICAVESSSVDIRCYYSYPSSYVVRKPLWKYNVGSGPLKVEKNQGYLRETLTCISTCPADSRPTYIWYRNRQPVGDKYTTRGNTLMINYPVSSADSGPYSCALKGHEDRPSPPVCVSSCSSVTYTHQKICAVEGSSVNITCSYSYPSGYVVRKPLWKFNLGSGEETMDFSVKNTHDNDVEYIGNKDTDCSLSLRYVKHTGKYYFKFSTNEDDEEFSGKPEVSLSVTGLLVNMSSDTVEEGKSVRLTCSTTCTLNEPPSYIWYKNSQPIADRQAPIKILRLNPVRLDDSGLYSCAVRGHEDRPSPVRALSVSYSPKNTRVIGSSSGEGSSMTLTCKADANPPVHTYSWYRKTSSGSVLMDTGNSSSYTGVSDGEIYYCVAHNEYGFHNSSEIEVSFTALLQQTGVPGGVFAALGIILVVAVIVVLVFVRRRGKGLSTTENTSAMVEHRQGEEPSPVYEDASAVLLTSNQEDRVDSGRDRVDSGGDGVVSGGDGVVSGGDGVVSADHVNSGGDSVVSGGDQVDAGGDEDDVQYASVQFKPKNKDAAPDSPAVQLQEKKVEEEESAYASVKFRSPSRDVNQDEDDTAIYSIVNKPRS